From a single Micromonospora sp. WMMD1102 genomic region:
- a CDS encoding 3-oxoacyl-ACP reductase: MSDRYASFAHTGPGRALVRRLGLPDPPRLRRYRPGDPLSHGPVRLDAAPGGRLVEPLAALLRSAGVQVSDPSESRTAALLFDATGITDSAGLRALFDFFHPLARALHPSGRVVVFGTPPESCGTPREATAQRALEGLTRSIGKEFGRGSTAQLVYVAPGAERAVESTLRFLLSGRSAYVSGQVIRIGPAEVPEVDWDRPLDGRIALVTGAARGIGATVAEVLAADGAQVVALDVPAAGDALAEVANAVGGTAVQLDLTTPDAPLRLADHLADRHGRVDVLVHNAGITRDKTLGRMTPDRWDAVLEVNLTSQERINEVLLDRGLIPRGGRLIGVSSIAGIAGNRGQTNYATSKAGVIGLVHSMAPLLAERGITVNAVAPGFIETRMTARMPMMLREAGRRMNSLAQGGLPVDVAQTIAWFASPGSAGVTGNVVRVCGQSLLGA; encoded by the coding sequence ATGAGCGACAGGTACGCGAGCTTCGCCCACACCGGTCCCGGCCGGGCGCTGGTTCGGCGCCTCGGCCTGCCGGACCCGCCCAGGCTGCGCCGGTACCGCCCCGGCGACCCGCTCAGCCACGGCCCGGTACGCCTCGACGCCGCCCCCGGCGGTCGCCTGGTCGAGCCGCTGGCCGCGCTGCTGCGCTCGGCCGGCGTCCAGGTCTCCGACCCGTCGGAGTCCCGAACCGCCGCCCTGCTCTTCGACGCCACCGGCATCACCGACTCCGCCGGGTTGCGCGCACTCTTCGACTTCTTCCACCCGCTGGCCCGGGCCCTGCACCCGTCCGGCCGGGTGGTCGTCTTCGGCACCCCGCCGGAGTCCTGCGGCACACCCCGGGAGGCGACGGCGCAACGCGCCCTCGAAGGACTGACCCGCAGCATCGGCAAGGAGTTCGGCCGGGGCAGCACCGCGCAGCTCGTCTACGTCGCGCCGGGTGCGGAACGGGCCGTCGAGTCGACGCTGCGCTTCCTGCTCTCCGGCCGCTCGGCGTACGTCTCCGGGCAGGTTATCCGGATCGGCCCGGCCGAGGTGCCCGAGGTCGACTGGGACCGTCCGCTGGACGGCCGGATCGCCCTGGTCACCGGTGCCGCCCGGGGGATCGGGGCGACGGTCGCCGAGGTGTTGGCGGCCGACGGCGCCCAGGTGGTGGCACTGGACGTGCCGGCGGCCGGTGACGCGCTCGCCGAGGTCGCCAACGCCGTCGGCGGTACGGCGGTGCAGCTCGACCTGACCACGCCGGACGCGCCACTACGGCTGGCCGACCACCTCGCCGACCGGCACGGCCGGGTCGACGTGCTGGTGCACAACGCCGGGATCACCCGGGACAAGACGCTCGGCCGGATGACCCCGGACCGGTGGGACGCGGTCCTGGAGGTCAACCTGACCAGCCAGGAGCGGATCAACGAGGTACTGCTGGACCGTGGGCTGATCCCGCGCGGTGGCCGGCTGATCGGGGTCTCGTCGATCGCCGGGATCGCCGGCAACCGGGGCCAGACCAACTACGCCACCTCCAAGGCCGGCGTGATCGGCCTGGTGCACTCGATGGCGCCACTGCTGGCCGAGCGCGGCATCACCGTCAACGCGGTCGCTCCGGGCTTCATCGAGACCCGGATGACCGCCCGGATGCCGATGATGCTCCGCGAGGCGGGCCGGCGGATGAACAGTCTGGCCCAGGGCGGGTTGCCGGTCGACGTGGCACAGACGATCGCCTGGTTCGCCTCACCCGGCTCGGCCGGCGTCACCGGCAACGTGGTCCGGGTCTGCGGACAGAGCCTGTTGGGGGCCTGA
- a CDS encoding MaoC/PaaZ C-terminal domain-containing protein, whose translation MTDLPHDTGEQPAAVPVELAAVPVAGPLYRRAAIGLAPGFGSARRADRLPGTVLVVRGVAVDRDHLVEYDRVCGFRLADALPPTYPHVLAFPLALHLMSAPEFPLPLVGLVHVANRIDTYRPIDAAEPLDLAVRAVDLRPHERGRQFDVVCTASVAGETVWRGVSTYLRRERTAAGGDRRDPGDRPAAPAPTTLWRVAARVGREYARVSGDRNPIHTSRVAARLFGFPRPIAHGMWSKARCLAALEGRLPEAYTVDVAFKLPVPLPSTVAFSASRGRSFGLHDPARGRPYLLGEVTPDGGMIRSDPD comes from the coding sequence ATGACCGACCTGCCGCACGACACCGGGGAGCAGCCGGCCGCGGTGCCGGTCGAGTTGGCGGCGGTGCCGGTTGCCGGGCCGCTCTACCGCCGGGCGGCGATCGGACTGGCTCCGGGGTTCGGGTCGGCCCGGCGCGCCGACCGGCTTCCCGGGACGGTACTTGTCGTCCGGGGAGTGGCGGTGGACCGGGACCACCTGGTGGAGTACGACCGGGTGTGCGGGTTCCGGCTCGCCGACGCGCTGCCGCCGACCTATCCGCACGTGCTGGCCTTTCCGCTGGCGCTGCACCTGATGAGCGCACCGGAGTTTCCGCTGCCCCTGGTCGGGCTGGTGCACGTGGCCAACCGGATCGACACGTACCGCCCGATCGACGCGGCGGAGCCGCTGGACCTGGCGGTACGCGCGGTCGACCTGCGCCCGCACGAGCGGGGGCGGCAGTTCGACGTGGTCTGCACCGCCTCCGTCGCCGGGGAGACGGTCTGGCGCGGCGTGTCGACGTACCTGCGGCGGGAGCGTACGGCCGCCGGGGGCGACCGGCGCGACCCGGGTGACCGGCCGGCCGCGCCGGCTCCGACCACGTTGTGGCGGGTGGCCGCCCGGGTGGGTCGGGAGTACGCCCGGGTCTCCGGCGACCGCAACCCGATCCACACCTCCCGGGTCGCCGCCCGGCTGTTCGGCTTTCCCCGGCCGATCGCGCACGGGATGTGGAGCAAGGCCCGCTGCCTGGCCGCGCTGGAGGGGCGGCTGCCCGAGGCGTACACGGTGGACGTGGCGTTCAAGCTGCCGGTGCCGCTGCCGTCGACGGTGGCCTTCTCGGCGAGCCGGGGGCGGAGTTTCGGGCTGCACGACCCGGCGCGCGGCCGTCCCTACCTGCTCGGCGAGGTGACCCCGGACGGCGGGATGATCAGGTCCGATCCGGACTGA
- a CDS encoding pectate lyase codes for MSSTETTTRRTRRLVRVPLLAAATAASLAASSLVAMPSASAASFNLEGWATQCGGTSGGGNASPVTVSDANGLISNMQASGARVIRFSGTISLSGMQKVAADKTIIGVGANATITGGGLNVASVSNVVIRNINFRNWGDDAINVQYSSRVWIDHNSFSSGSDGAVDIKRSSDCATVSWNRVFNHDKSFLLGHSDSNAGEDVGRLRVSYHHNWFDGSNQRHPRVRFGNPVHVYNNFYRGNGGYGVASTCNAGVLVEGNYFENVSDPYHRGEGSSPVGGLVARNNHFVNSGSGQAGGSVNGIPYGYSLDPAANVKSIVTGGAGTGRI; via the coding sequence GTGTCCAGCACCGAAACCACCACCCGGCGCACCCGGCGGCTCGTCCGGGTGCCGCTGCTCGCGGCGGCCACCGCCGCGAGCCTCGCGGCCAGCTCCCTGGTCGCGATGCCGAGCGCCTCGGCCGCTTCGTTCAACCTGGAGGGTTGGGCGACCCAGTGCGGCGGCACCAGCGGCGGCGGCAACGCCTCCCCGGTCACCGTCAGCGACGCCAACGGCCTGATCAGCAACATGCAGGCCAGCGGTGCCCGGGTGATCCGGTTCTCCGGCACCATCTCGCTCAGCGGCATGCAGAAGGTCGCCGCCGACAAGACGATCATCGGAGTCGGCGCCAACGCCACGATCACCGGCGGCGGGCTCAACGTCGCCAGCGTCAGCAACGTCGTCATCCGGAACATCAACTTCCGGAACTGGGGCGACGACGCGATCAACGTGCAGTACTCGAGCCGGGTCTGGATCGACCACAACAGCTTCAGCAGCGGCTCGGACGGCGCGGTCGACATCAAGCGCAGCTCCGACTGCGCCACCGTCTCCTGGAACCGGGTCTTCAACCACGACAAGTCGTTCCTGCTCGGCCACTCCGACAGCAACGCGGGCGAGGACGTCGGGCGGCTGCGGGTGTCGTACCACCACAACTGGTTCGACGGGTCGAACCAGCGGCACCCCCGGGTCCGGTTCGGCAACCCGGTGCACGTCTACAACAACTTCTACCGGGGCAACGGCGGGTACGGCGTCGCCTCCACCTGCAACGCGGGCGTGCTCGTCGAGGGCAACTACTTCGAGAACGTCAGCGACCCGTACCACCGCGGTGAGGGCAGCTCGCCGGTCGGCGGCCTGGTCGCCCGGAACAACCACTTCGTCAACTCCGGCTCCGGCCAGGCCGGCGGCAGCGTCAACGGCATCCCGTACGGGTACTCGCTCGACCCGGCCGCCAACGTGAAGTCCATCGTCACCGGCGGCGCCGGCACCGGCCGGATCTGA
- a CDS encoding serine hydrolase domain-containing protein: MISESRGGRQAVQAVLTVLALLAALPLAVATGVGPAAGVPPSPPADDMSRVESHLREYMADVRAPGLAYAVVRGDRVVGQGAWGVDGNGEPITPGTPFVLGSVSKSFTALAVMQLVESGRVELDAPVRRYVPWLRLADESVAARITVRHLLVQTTGLPQVASTGLTDRYDNTPGALARSVRDLAAVSPTAEPGGVHQYSDANYMILGVLVEEVTGESYGEYLRRQVLDPLGMVDSAATGAEAEALGIPPGHRYYLGRPRRFEPSFDGSGVSYGFLAASLTDLTHYVSAQLSAGRYAGRAVLSPENMARLHPGQVPTGGDGRYAMGWREGTLGVPAKRIVWHAGATASSFGHIVLVPGSDLAVVVLTNVYGLPMDGPLASAAFDVARILHGAEAAPAQAEDPTFDWLLAGLAAVAVLLLGLLVWSVVRAFRRPTGPVRSVRRAVAGAAGWVVGCAGLAAVVVWAIPAFWDGAGLAKVRLFAPDVGDAIVAVALLAGLLALARAGLAASTVRTGRSRRPAPPAPTAGNPTAPPAPTAPPAPTAPPAPTAPPAPTAPTPPPAIPTERTRHEVTG, translated from the coding sequence ATGATCAGCGAATCGCGCGGAGGAAGGCAGGCCGTGCAGGCCGTGCTGACCGTGCTGGCCCTGCTGGCGGCCCTGCCGTTGGCGGTGGCCACCGGGGTCGGCCCGGCGGCCGGCGTGCCGCCGTCGCCCCCGGCCGACGACATGTCCCGGGTGGAGAGCCATCTGCGGGAGTACATGGCCGACGTCCGGGCACCCGGACTGGCGTACGCGGTGGTGCGTGGCGACCGGGTCGTCGGGCAGGGCGCCTGGGGGGTCGACGGGAACGGCGAGCCGATCACGCCGGGTACGCCCTTCGTCCTCGGCTCGGTGTCGAAGTCGTTCACCGCGCTGGCGGTGATGCAGCTCGTCGAGTCCGGCCGGGTCGAGCTGGACGCACCGGTCCGCCGGTACGTCCCGTGGCTGCGGCTGGCCGACGAGTCGGTGGCGGCCCGGATCACCGTACGGCACCTGCTCGTCCAGACGACGGGTCTGCCGCAGGTGGCGTCGACGGGGCTCACCGACCGGTACGACAACACGCCGGGTGCGCTGGCCCGCTCGGTACGCGACCTCGCGGCGGTCAGCCCGACGGCCGAACCGGGCGGAGTGCACCAGTACAGCGACGCCAACTACATGATCCTGGGCGTACTCGTCGAGGAGGTGACCGGGGAGAGCTACGGCGAATACCTCCGCAGGCAGGTGCTCGACCCGCTCGGGATGGTCGACTCCGCCGCCACCGGCGCCGAGGCGGAGGCGCTCGGGATTCCGCCCGGTCACCGCTACTACCTCGGCCGCCCGCGGCGCTTCGAACCGTCCTTCGACGGCTCCGGGGTGTCGTACGGCTTCCTGGCGGCGAGCCTGACCGACCTGACCCACTACGTCTCGGCGCAGCTCTCCGCGGGCCGGTACGCCGGTCGTGCGGTCCTGTCGCCGGAGAACATGGCCCGGCTGCACCCCGGCCAGGTTCCCACCGGCGGCGACGGCCGGTACGCGATGGGTTGGCGGGAGGGCACCCTGGGCGTTCCGGCCAAGCGGATCGTCTGGCACGCGGGTGCGACGGCCAGCTCGTTCGGGCACATCGTGCTGGTGCCCGGGTCGGATCTTGCCGTGGTGGTGCTGACGAACGTCTACGGGTTGCCGATGGACGGCCCGCTGGCCTCGGCCGCCTTCGACGTCGCCCGGATTCTGCACGGTGCCGAGGCGGCGCCCGCCCAGGCGGAGGACCCGACGTTCGACTGGCTGCTCGCCGGGCTGGCCGCGGTCGCCGTACTCCTGCTCGGTCTGCTGGTCTGGTCGGTGGTCCGGGCCTTCCGGCGCCCGACCGGGCCGGTGCGGTCGGTGCGCCGGGCGGTCGCCGGAGCCGCCGGCTGGGTGGTCGGCTGCGCCGGGCTGGCGGCCGTGGTGGTCTGGGCGATCCCGGCCTTCTGGGACGGCGCCGGCCTGGCCAAGGTGCGGCTCTTCGCCCCGGACGTCGGTGACGCGATCGTGGCGGTGGCCCTGCTCGCCGGTCTGCTGGCCCTGGCCCGCGCCGGCCTAGCCGCGTCCACCGTCCGGACCGGCCGGTCACGTCGACCGGCACCACCGGCACCAACGGCGGGTAACCCAACGGCACCACCGGCACCAACGGCACCACCGGCACCAACGGCACCACCGGCACCAACGGCGCCACCGGCACCAACAGCACCAACGCCGCCACCGGCAATTCCGACGGAGCGCACGCGTCATGAGGTGACCGGCTGA
- a CDS encoding winged helix-turn-helix domain-containing protein translates to MEQAPPSGEQLLRMLTALASPHRLRIVAALAEGRSYVSQLARRLEMNRPLLYMHLQRLEAAGLVTGELETARDGSSVKYFEVVPFALAVTPQVVAEAVPTLDPAAGVTGTAEQNGPAAGGSGEETSE, encoded by the coding sequence ATGGAGCAGGCCCCGCCCTCGGGGGAGCAGTTGCTGCGGATGCTCACCGCGCTGGCCAGCCCGCACCGGCTGCGGATCGTGGCGGCCCTCGCCGAGGGCCGCAGCTACGTAAGCCAGCTCGCCCGCCGACTGGAGATGAACCGGCCGCTGCTCTACATGCACCTCCAGCGGCTGGAGGCGGCCGGACTGGTCACCGGTGAACTGGAGACGGCCCGGGACGGCAGCTCGGTGAAGTACTTCGAGGTGGTGCCGTTCGCGCTGGCCGTCACCCCGCAGGTGGTCGCCGAGGCCGTCCCGACGTTGGACCCGGCAGCGGGCGTCACCGGCACGGCGGAACAGAACGGCCCGGCAGCGGGCGGATCGGGAGAGGAAACGAGCGAGTGA
- a CDS encoding TetR/AcrR family transcriptional regulator, with amino-acid sequence MPTPPAFRRLPRAVREQQMLDAAVGVFSRRGFHAASMDEIADEAGISKPMVYAYLGSKEELFVACLHREGTRLMEAIVGAVVPDLPFEERLWRGLRAFFRFVGAHRDGWAVLYRQARGEPPFAGELASMRSRIIEVVAGMLARGLAADGREARVAELEIMAYALVGAAESVADLLADQPDADPDRMAGRMMEMAWSGAGNLLAGRRWRPPSTRPD; translated from the coding sequence GTGCCGACTCCGCCCGCCTTCCGGCGGCTACCCCGGGCCGTACGGGAGCAGCAGATGCTCGACGCCGCGGTCGGGGTCTTCTCCCGGCGCGGCTTCCACGCGGCGAGCATGGACGAGATCGCCGACGAGGCCGGCATCTCCAAACCCATGGTCTACGCCTACCTCGGCTCGAAGGAAGAACTCTTCGTCGCCTGCCTGCACCGGGAGGGGACCCGGCTGATGGAGGCGATCGTCGGCGCGGTCGTACCGGACCTGCCGTTCGAGGAGCGGCTCTGGCGCGGCCTGCGGGCGTTCTTCCGGTTCGTCGGCGCGCACCGGGACGGCTGGGCGGTCCTCTACCGGCAGGCCCGGGGCGAGCCCCCGTTCGCCGGGGAACTGGCGTCGATGCGGAGCCGGATCATCGAGGTGGTCGCCGGGATGCTCGCCCGTGGCCTGGCCGCCGACGGCCGCGAGGCCCGCGTCGCCGAACTGGAGATCATGGCGTACGCCCTGGTCGGCGCCGCCGAGTCGGTCGCCGACCTGCTGGCCGACCAGCCGGACGCCGATCCGGACCGGATGGCCGGCCGGATGATGGAGATGGCCTGGAGTGGTGCCGGCAACCTGCTCGCCGGCCGCCGCTGGCGACCACCTTCCACCCGGCCGGACTGA
- a CDS encoding SCP2 sterol-binding domain-containing protein, with protein MTDFDPANFASLEPQQFAQIVKSTPDDKLAEVMSGDLRGKVLDAVFGRMPALFRADRAGNTNTVIHWTITGRPDGGSDTYEIVIENATCQVSETPQREPKLTLTMGPVEFLKIVSGGANPVTMFMTGKLKAKGDLGLAANIANLFDIPKA; from the coding sequence ATGACCGACTTCGACCCGGCCAACTTCGCCTCGCTGGAGCCCCAGCAGTTCGCCCAGATCGTCAAGTCCACCCCGGACGACAAGCTGGCCGAGGTGATGAGCGGGGACCTGCGCGGCAAGGTCCTGGACGCGGTGTTCGGGCGGATGCCGGCACTGTTCCGGGCCGACCGGGCCGGCAACACCAACACGGTCATCCACTGGACCATCACCGGCCGGCCGGACGGCGGCTCCGACACCTACGAGATCGTCATCGAGAACGCGACCTGCCAGGTCTCCGAGACGCCACAGCGGGAGCCGAAGCTGACCCTCACGATGGGTCCGGTCGAGTTTCTCAAGATCGTCTCCGGTGGCGCCAACCCGGTGACGATGTTCATGACCGGCAAGCTGAAGGCAAAGGGTGACCTCGGGCTGGCCGCGAACATCGCCAACCTGTTCGACATCCCGAAGGCCTGA